Part of the Streptomyces europaeiscabiei genome is shown below.
CTGGGCGGCCATGACGTCATCGCCGTACTCGAAGGCCCATGCGCCGACGGCGTCGATGGGCACCAGCAAGGTCCGGCCCAGAGCGGTGAGTTCGTACTCGACCCGTGACGGTGTGTCGGGGTGGGAACGCCGATCAACCAGGCCGTTGAACTGCAACCGTCGCAGAGTCTCGGTGAGGACTTTGGAGCTGATACCCCCGATCCTCTCCCGTAGTTCGACCGGGCGCCTGGGACCGTCGCGCAGCGCCCAGAGCACCACGGCGTTCCAGGTGTTGGAAAGCAGGTCGAAGGCGAGGCGGGCGCGGCAGTCGGCGAGGAAGGCGTCGGTCGTCACGTACCAAATGGTGCCCGAACGGCCCTCTAGCGTCGGTGCGAACGGTGGAACCAGGCAGGGAGAGGGAACACGGATGAGAATCGGCGTACTGGGAACGGGCAGCATGGCCGACGCGCTCGCCACCCACTGGGTGCGGGCCGGGCACGAGGTGACCATCGGGGGACGGAACGCACACAGGGCGCAGCGGCTCGCGATGCGCGTCGGAGGCGGCGCGAAGCCTGCCAGTCTGCGCGCGGCGGCCGAGTTCGGTCAGGTGGTGCTGGCCGCGCTGCCCTTCGGGGCTGGAGCAGACGTGGCACGGGAGCTGCGCGCGGCCCTGGAGGGCAAGGTGCTGCTCGACTGCTCCAACCCGGTCGGGCCAGGCTTCCGGCTGCTGACGGAAGGAGGCCCCTCGGCCGCGCAGCAACTGGCCGCCGCGGCACCGGAAGCCCACGTGGTCAAGGCTTTCAACCTCTGCCACGAGGACGTGTGGCGCATGCGGCCGCCTGTCTTCGATGGGAGGCCGCTGGCCGTGCCGGTCTGCGGGGATGACGAGACGGCCCTCGCACGGGTGAACGAGTTGGTGCGGGACGTGGGCTGTGAACCCGTGGCCGGCGGCAGTCTCGAACGTGCGGGACTCGTGGAAGCGACCGCCGCACTGTTCATCGCGCTGTGGGTCGGCGAGGGAGCGGATGCCCAGGCAATCGCCCCTCCGCTGGCATACGTGGCCGGACCGAGCAACCAGGAATCGGAAGGCGGCACGGGGGCTTTCCGCTAGTGATTTCGCCGACTCCCAGTTCACGAGCTCGCTGCACATCCTTGTCGGCGGCATCCTGATCCGGCTCTCGGCCGCGCTCGGCTCACCGAGGCGTCCGTGGCGGGCTGCCGCACCGGTTCGGGGTGGCCCTTCGGCGCGGCAGCCCTGATGTCACGAGGGGTAGCAGTCGCGCACCGGGTCCGTCTCGCTGTAGATGGCGGTGTCCTTCATCCAGCCGTACTGGCCGTTGTCGGCGACGGTCCTGAGCCAGCGTGTCGGGTGCGGCCCGCCCACGTGGGCCTGTCCGTCCAGCTTGCAGTAGAACCAACTCGGATTGGAGTGCATGGTGCCGACGACGGCGTTGGGGTTGGGATACAGGCGGCTGTTCCCTATCGATCCGTACACCGCGGCACCGGAGACGTTCTCACACCAGTACCTGATGCCATCGGCGTGCGACCAACAGCCGGCGGCGGCGGATGCGGACGGCGACGCGACGGTCGTGCCGATCGCGGCGGCCACGCCGGCGGTGGCGACAAGCCATCGAAACCTCATGTGAACGTTCCTTTCCCTGTCAGGACATGTGTGTTCGTGGTGCGCGGCTTCCTCGGCGCTCAGCCGCAGATCCTGGCGCGCCCACTCGCCGTACGGATAGGCCGTGTTGACGCCTGTGTCGGCGCTGCCGGTTCCGCAGGAGCGGGTGTTGGGGGGTGTAGACCATCAGGCTCCACTGATAGGGCTCACCTGCGGCCACGTTGCCGCGGCCCACGGTCAGGGCCGGGCCGTCCGCCCCGGCGGGGCGGGTGACCTGCGCGTCGTTGCGACAGGCGTGGGGGCTGCACTTGGTGACGCTGGAGTGGACGCGGATCCATTGGGTCAGGCAGGTGTTGCTGTAGCGCATCTCGATGGTGCCGACCTGACTGGTCGTGTTGGGCAGATAGAGAGGCGCGGAGGCGAGGGTCTTGGCGTTCGAGGAGCAGCCGGTGGCGGCTGGGTCCGCACCGTCATAGGGGCTGGCGGCATGGGCGGCGGAGGCACTCTGCAACGTGAGAACTGTCGCGCAGCCGGCTGCGGCGAACGCCATCGCCGACGTCTTGCGGCGACCACTTCTGTTGAGCTCGAGCATCCGTGGATCCCATCCTGATCGTTCATTTCCTGCTCATGTGCGTATTCCCTGGAATTACCGCGGACTTGAGCACAGGGGAACATCCGGCAATTGATTGTCCGGATGACTGATGTAGATGTTGGAGATGTAGCCGCCGTACTGGGGCAGATACGCCTTCACGCGGGGACAGGGCAAGGGGTTGCCAGGGGCCGGCTGACACCGGTGGCCGTGGTGCGGTTCGCCCGGTCGCCGGAGACGCGTACCTGTGTGTCGTGCCCTGCCTCAGGGGCACTGGCGGATCTGCTGCTTCCAGACGTCGGGGTTCCCCGTGTTCAGGTACCAGTCGTTGACATAGCCCCAGCGGCTGTTGGGAAGCTCGATGGACATCCAGTAGCGGTAGTTGGGGTTGTCGTAGGCCCCGTCACCGAGCTTCCAGCAGGACAGACCGACCTCGTTGCCGTTGTACAACCTGCTGTAGGCGGCCTCGATGGAGTCGTAGCCGTAGCCGGGGCCCCGGCGCACCAACAGATACGAGCCCGGGTCGATGCCGGTGACCGTGGTGCAGGGAATCCAACTGCCGGATCTTTCGCACTGGTGGATCGCGGCGTTCGCGGGTGCCGCCGTTCCCAGGAGCGCCGCCACGGCGGCGACCGCCGTGGTCGCGGTGGCCAGCATCTTCCTGTGTCCCGTGCTCATCTCTCGTGGGCCCTTTCACTTCGGTCCAGTCCTGCACCGAAGCCTGCCGATCCGCGAGGCAATCCGCGCCCCCTTTCGGTCAGGGCCGAAAGCCGGTGGTACGGGCCGCCTGCGGCCACGACGGCCGCTGCATCGATCATGCGCATTTTCCTCACCACTGGCCTCCTGACAAAGGGGATGTCCTTGTACGACCCTGGAAGGGCCACTCCGCCGACCGGGCTGACCACCGGACGAGCAGTGGGTTCGCAGCTGTTGATCGAGGGGGAAGTCGGGATGAAGACACGCCTGCTTTGTGGCGTGAACCGTGTGCCGGACAGGAGCAACGGCCTCCGGACGGCCGGAATCGGAGACGACCGCCCGCCGGAATGAAGGCCGCGTCCAGGCCGACCACAGCCGGACCACACCGACCGGAGCATCCGCTCCCGGGAGTCCGCAGTAGGCGGTCCGTCGCCACGCCCGCCATGCGGGCGGTGACGCCGCTGTCCGCGCGAGCCGTTCCGCACGGCGACGGGCAGCCCGCGTCATCCAGGACACACCTGCCGGACAGCG
Proteins encoded:
- a CDS encoding winged helix-turn-helix transcriptional regulator, producing MTTDAFLADCRARLAFDLLSNTWNAVVLWALRDGPRRPVELRERIGGISSKVLTETLRRLQFNGLVDRRSHPDTPSRVEYELTALGRTLLVPIDAVGAWAFEYGDDVMAAQEAPSAPALQSPPPPC
- a CDS encoding NADPH-dependent F420 reductase gives rise to the protein MRIGVLGTGSMADALATHWVRAGHEVTIGGRNAHRAQRLAMRVGGGAKPASLRAAAEFGQVVLAALPFGAGADVARELRAALEGKVLLDCSNPVGPGFRLLTEGGPSAAQQLAAAAPEAHVVKAFNLCHEDVWRMRPPVFDGRPLAVPVCGDDETALARVNELVRDVGCEPVAGGSLERAGLVEATAALFIALWVGEGADAQAIAPPLAYVAGPSNQESEGGTGAFR
- a CDS encoding DUF2690 domain-containing protein; translation: MLELNRSGRRKTSAMAFAAAGCATVLTLQSASAAHAASPYDGADPAATGCSSNAKTLASAPLYLPNTTSQVGTIEMRYSNTCLTQWIRVHSSVTKCSPHACRNDAQVTRPAGADGPALTVGRGNVAAGEPYQWSLMVYTPQHPLLRNRQRRHRRQHGLSVRRVGAPGSAAERRGSRAPRTHMS